Part of the Dehalococcoidales bacterium genome is shown below.
CCTCGCGGAGCATGGTCGTCTTCCCGATGCCGGGACGACCCAGCAGCAGGACGCTTTTACCTGACTCAATGATGTCTTCAATAATCTTTATCGTGCCGTAAACTGCCCTGCCGACCCGGCAGGTAAGCCCGACAATGCGACCCTGGCGGTTGCGGATGGCTGAGATGCGGTGCAGAGTGCGCTCGATTCCGGCGCGATTGTCATCGCTGAAGATGCCGACATGTGACGTCACGTATTCAATATCCTGTTCGGTAACTTCTTCAGGGCTGAGAACTATTTCCCGGTGTAGAAAACGGGCTTCAGGGGGTCGTCCCAGGTCCAGGATAACCTCAATCAGCTCGCGGCTGTCCTCCTGGCGACTTAATGATTGCTGGATGTACGGCGGAAAGATATCGAGCAGGGCATCCAGGTCATCGGTTATTACCTTTTGCAAAACGTTCCTCCCGAACTTATGTTGCCGGACTTTTTCCGGCGACAATGTCCAGAAAATAGCGGTGAAACCTGGAGTCGTCAGTCAGTTCAGGGTGAAAGGCGGTAGCCAGCAGCTTACCCTGCCTGACCGCAACCACGGTTTTGTCAGAGAGCTTGGCCAGAACTTCTACCCCTCCATCTACCTGCTCTATTTTTGGCGCCCGAATGAATACGGCGTGATAGGGCTTTTCTCCCAGCGCCGGTACGGTAAGCTCAGTTTCAAAACTTTCTTTCTGCCGGCCGAAGGCATTGCGCCTGACCCTTATGTTCATCAGCCCCATCGGGGTTACTTCCGAATCAGGGACATCATCAGCCAGGAGTATCATACCGGCGCAGGTGCCGAAAACGGGCAGTCCATCCTCAGCCAGTTTCTTTATCTCGCCGGTCAAATTGTAGTCGCGCATCAGCTTGCTGATGGAGGTGCTCTCTCCTCCGGGGATGATTAGTCCGTCCAGTCCATCAAGGTCACGGGGGAGCCGGACGGGTACGATGTCTATTTCCAGACGGATTAGCACGGTGATGTGTTCGGCAAAGGCTCCCTGCGCGGCAAGGACACCAATTTTCATACTACCACCCTCTGGTTGCCAGCAGCTTTTCCGGAGATATTTTCTTGGCATCTTCCCCGGTCATAGCCTCTCCCAGGTTCTTAGAGACCTCGGCGATAATCTTCGGGTCTTTGTAGTGAGTGGTGGCTTTAACGCAAGCTTTGGCCCTGGCTTCAGGATTGCTCGACTTAAAGATGCCGGAGCCGACGAAGATACCATCGGCGCCAAGTTGCATCATCAGGGCGGCATCAGCCGGTGTAGCTACCCCTCCGGCGGCGAAGTTGACCACCGGTAGTTTGCCGGTCTGGTGTATCTCCAGCACCAGCTCAAAAGGTGCGCCCATCTCCTTGGCTATCGCCATCAGCTCTTCCTGAGGGGCGCTTACCAGCCTGCGGATGCCGTCCATTACGGCGCGCATGTGCCTGACCGCCTCTACAATATCGCCGGTACCGGCTTCGCCTTTAGTCCGAATCATCGCCGCTCCCTCACCGATACGGCGCAGGGCTTCACCCAGATCACGGCAACCGCAGACAAAGGGTACCTTAAAGTCGTGCTTCCAGACATGGTGATTCTCATCAGCCGGGGTGAGTACCTCCGACTCGTCGATATAGTCGATACCGAGGGCTTCCAGCGCCTGAGCCTCGACAAAGTGCCCGATGCGGCACTTGGCCATTACCGGGATGGAGACCGCTTTCATGATAGCCTCGATGATTGTCGGGTCAGCCATCCGGGCGACTCCGCCGGCGGCACGGATATCAGCCGGGACCCGTTCCAGGGCCATTACGGCGCATGCGCCGGCTTCTTCGGCAATCTTGGCGTGCTCGGGAGTGACCACGTCCATAATGACGCCGCCCTTGAGCATCTGGGCAAGCCCGGTCTTAACTTTCCAGGTTCCTGTTTCCATATATGTTTTCTCACCCCCTGCTGTCATATTCAGACTATTACCAAGTAAATTCTACTACTGTTGGGCATGTTTATCAACTTTGGCGGTTGATTTGGAAATCCATCTCTGTGTGAGGCTGTCCGAAATGTCATTCTGAAGGAGTCCCGCCCCTATCGAGACGACTGAAGAATCCGGGGGAGGGGATGAGGATAGATTCCAAATACTTCCCCCGACCCGGATACTTCGCGGAGTTTACACTGAGCGAAGCGAATGTGCTCAGTATGACAATGCATCGTTTTCGGATATCCTTAAGAATGGAGAAGAGGGGCGATAGCGCCCCTCTTCAACTT
Proteins encoded:
- the pdxS gene encoding pyridoxal 5'-phosphate synthase lyase subunit PdxS translates to METGTWKVKTGLAQMLKGGVIMDVVTPEHAKIAEEAGACAVMALERVPADIRAAGGVARMADPTIIEAIMKAVSIPVMAKCRIGHFVEAQALEALGIDYIDESEVLTPADENHHVWKHDFKVPFVCGCRDLGEALRRIGEGAAMIRTKGEAGTGDIVEAVRHMRAVMDGIRRLVSAPQEELMAIAKEMGAPFELVLEIHQTGKLPVVNFAAGGVATPADAALMMQLGADGIFVGSGIFKSSNPEARAKACVKATTHYKDPKIIAEVSKNLGEAMTGEDAKKISPEKLLATRGW
- the pdxT gene encoding pyridoxal 5'-phosphate synthase glutaminase subunit PdxT, which produces MKIGVLAAQGAFAEHITVLIRLEIDIVPVRLPRDLDGLDGLIIPGGESTSISKLMRDYNLTGEIKKLAEDGLPVFGTCAGMILLADDVPDSEVTPMGLMNIRVRRNAFGRQKESFETELTVPALGEKPYHAVFIRAPKIEQVDGGVEVLAKLSDKTVVAVRQGKLLATAFHPELTDDSRFHRYFLDIVAGKSPAT